CTTGTATCTTGAAGGCGGCCGTGGCGATGGTCTCAATCCCAGACCCGCAGTAACGGTTCATGATGGCACCGGGCACGTTAATAGGCAAAGACAAGAGGGAAATCATACGCCCCATCTGCAGGCCTTGCTCAGCCTCGGGCACCGCGTTCCCTACCAAAAGGTCATCCACGCGGGCGGGGTCTAGTTGTGGCACCGATGCCAGCAAATGCTTGATTACATCGGCGGCCAAATCATCTGGCCGGGTGAAACGGAATACGCCGCGGGGCGCTTTCCCCACTGCACTTCTGAATCCGGCAACTATATAGGCAGTTTGCATTTTCTTTTCTGTTTGTTGGTAATGTGTTCACTCTTAATGTGCTGTTCTTAGCTTTCGTTTTTGGCTTATTTTCTGGAAAACAGGCCAAAAACGACTAGCACATCAATCATTCAACACTTTTCATGATTCATTAATTGCGCAATGGCTTACCCGTGGTCAAGATGCTTTTGATACGCTCTAAGGTCTTGCGCTCACCCGTTAAACTCAAGAAGGCTTCGCGCTCCAAATCCAGCAGGTATTGTTCAGAGACTTCAGACGGCATAGACAAGTCACCACCGCACATCACGTAGGCTAACTTCTCAGAGATTTTGCGGTCATGGTCAGAGATGAAGCCCGCGACCTGCATGGCGTAAGCACCGGTCGTGAACATACCCAATCCACCACGGCCCTGCACCTTGATGTTGGTCTTAGGCGTCGGTTTGGTGTAACCAGCCTCAGCAAGGGCAATAGCGGCGGCTTTGGCCTCAGCTAATTGACGGTTGTTGTTGAGCGTGATGCCATCGCCGCGGCGCAGGAATTTCAAGTCATAGGCCTCAGCGGCCGAGGTTGAAACTTTGGCCGTACCTATGGTCATGAACGCGTTCCGGAGCGAGTTGAATTCGGTATCGCCTTCTTCATACTCAGCAGAGGTGCGCAAGGTCATTTCCTTAGTTCCGCCCCCGCCTGGGATTAAGCCCACGCCAAACTCTACCAAGCCAATGTAAGATTCAGCAGCGGCCTGTACGTGGTCGGCGTGCAAGCAAAGCTCACAGCCTCCGCCCAGGGTCAACCCGTGCGGCGCGGCCACAACTGGTATAGCCGAATAGCGCAAACGCATCATGGCATTCTGGAACTGACGAATCATCAAATTCAACTCATCATACTCCTGGTCCAGCGCGTACATGAACACCAGACCCAGATTAGCACCCGCCGAGAAGTTGGCGGCCTCGTTGCCTACTACCAGTCCTCTAAAGTCCTGTTCGGCTAAATCAACGCCTTTCATCAGGCCTTGAATCACCTCAGAACCCAAAGCATTCATCTTGGTATGGAATTCCACATTCAGGATGCCGTCGCCTAAGTCAATGATGGACGCCCCAGCGTTCTTCCAAACCACGTTGGTACCGCGCAGCACATCCAACAGCACGAAGCTTTCGGTACCCGGAATTACTTTATAAGTCTTAGACGAAATGTCATAATACTGACGCTGGTTGTTCTGGCTGCGGTAGAAGCTCTCATGGCCGCCTTCCAACATTTCATACACCCAGTCGGCGGGTTTGTAGCCGGCGGTTTCCATAGCACTCACGGTCTCGCGCACGCCTAAGACGTCCCAAGTCTCAAACGGCCCTAACTCCCACCCGAAGCCGGCGCGCATAGCATCATCAATGCGGTACAGCTCGTCAGAGATTTCAGGGATGCGGTTGGTCACGTACTGGAACAAGCCGTACGATGTTTCTCTAAAGAAATCACCGGCTTTGTCCTGCGCTTGGCTGAAGGCCTTGAGACGCTTGCGCAAGTCTTCAATGGGCTTCAGGATTTCCATGCTCTGGAATTTGACCTTCTGCTTAGGCCCGTATTCCATGGTCTTGAGGTCCAGCGTCAGAATTTC
The nucleotide sequence above comes from Nibribacter ruber. Encoded proteins:
- a CDS encoding 3-hydroxyacyl-CoA dehydrogenase/enoyl-CoA hydratase family protein, which codes for MKRIIKKVAVLGSGIMGSRIACHFANIGVQVLLLDMVPRELLPEEQAKGLTLDNKQVRNRIVNTALQTAVASNPSPLYKKEDVRLIQTGNFDDDLKDIASCDWTIEVVVENLKIKQSIFEKVEQFRKPGTLITSNTSGIPIHLMLEGRSEDFQKHFCGTHFFNPPRYLKLLEIIPTDKTDPEITAFLLKYGDLFLGKTTVLAKDTPAFIANRVGIYGIMQVLHVMEKLGLNVDEVDRLTGPVVGRPKSATFRTSDLVGLDTLAKVAQGLYQTGETDEKRDLFQLPAYIQQMVEKNWLGDKTKQGFYKKTKNEQGGTEILTLDLKTMEYGPKQKVKFQSMEILKPIEDLRKRLKAFSQAQDKAGDFFRETSYGLFQYVTNRIPEISDELYRIDDAMRAGFGWELGPFETWDVLGVRETVSAMETAGYKPADWVYEMLEGGHESFYRSQNNQRQYYDISSKTYKVIPGTESFVLLDVLRGTNVVWKNAGASIIDLGDGILNVEFHTKMNALGSEVIQGLMKGVDLAEQDFRGLVVGNEAANFSAGANLGLVFMYALDQEYDELNLMIRQFQNAMMRLRYSAIPVVAAPHGLTLGGGCELCLHADHVQAAAESYIGLVEFGVGLIPGGGGTKEMTLRTSAEYEEGDTEFNSLRNAFMTIGTAKVSTSAAEAYDLKFLRRGDGITLNNNRQLAEAKAAAIALAEAGYTKPTPKTNIKVQGRGGLGMFTTGAYAMQVAGFISDHDRKISEKLAYVMCGGDLSMPSEVSEQYLLDLEREAFLSLTGERKTLERIKSILTTGKPLRN